In Bacteroidales bacterium, the following are encoded in one genomic region:
- a CDS encoding methylated-DNA--[protein]-cysteine S-methyltransferase produces the protein MGNTDFLWLSPLGYISVCLSAEAVCRISFQEGNFGNVWPPDHALAHEVIRQLNAYFEGKLRAFSLPLSPGGSVFQNQVWDAVCRIPYGSTVSYSALSREIGLPDAIRAVAGAIASNPLLLVIPCHRVTGSTGKLTGYSGGLDRKRKLLELERRFVVYGKSTLF, from the coding sequence ATGGGGAATACAGATTTTCTGTGGTTATCTCCGCTCGGATATATATCTGTATGTTTGTCAGCGGAAGCGGTTTGCCGGATTTCTTTTCAGGAGGGAAACTTCGGTAATGTATGGCCGCCAGATCATGCATTGGCCCATGAGGTAATCAGACAATTGAATGCTTACTTTGAAGGGAAGCTTCGGGCATTCAGCCTCCCTCTCTCACCCGGAGGTTCGGTTTTTCAAAATCAGGTCTGGGATGCCGTATGCCGGATACCATACGGAAGCACCGTGTCGTACAGCGCATTGAGCAGAGAAATTGGCCTTCCCGATGCAATAAGGGCTGTTGCCGGAGCCATCGCTTCAAATCCCTTGCTGCTTGTTATACCCTGTCATAGAGTTACAGGAAGTACCGGTAAACTTACGGGTTATTCCGGAGGGCTGGATCGTAAACGCAAACTGCTTGAACTTGAACGCCGGTTTGTTGTTTATGGTAAAAGCACCCTCTTTTAA